The following is a genomic window from Geoalkalibacter halelectricus.
GCAGGGGCTCGACTCGGGTTCCGACGATTATCTGACCAAACCCTTCGCCTTCGCCGAGTTGCTTGCCCGCGTGCGCGCCCTGATCCGGCGCGGCACCCAGGATCGCGGCGCCGAGTTGCACTTCGCCGACCTGCGTCTCGACCCGGTCACCCACAAGGTATGGCGCAGCGACAAGGAAATCGATCTGACGTCCAAGGAATATGCCCTGCTCGAATACATGATGCGCAATCCCAACCAGGTTCTGACCCGCACCATGATCGCCGAGCATGTCTGGGATTATACCTTCGATTCGTTCACCAACATCATCGACGTCTACATCAACTATCTGCGCAAGAAGGTTGATCGCGACTTCGACAAGAAACTCATCCACACCGTGCGCGGCGTGGGCTATGTGCTCAAGGAATCCGATTAAGTTGTTGCTGCCCCGCTCCATCCGCCTTCGCATAACTCTCTGGTACGTTCTCACGGTGGCCCTCATCCTGGGGGCCTCCGGTGTTTTCTGGTACCTGAGCCTGGAGCGCACCCTGCGGGCGGAAATCGACGACCGCTTGCTGGTGGTCGTCGAAAATCTCGCCGGTCAAGTGCCGACCTCCCCCGAGGGGCGCGCGGAGTTCTGTACCGCCGTGACCCAGGAACCGACCCTGAGCGGCGCCGGCGCCTTGGTGCGTTTTCATGACGCCCAAGGCCTGGCCTGGTGCGATCCTCTGCCCGGCGCCCTGCCCGAAGCGGATCCGCGCGTTCTGGCCGCGGTGGCGCAACTCGGGCAACCGCGCTACCAGACCCTCAAGGGCAACGATCACAGCCTGCGCGTCCTCGATCATCCCCTGCTGGTAGGCGGCAGGGTGCAGGGGCTCATCCAGGTGGGCGTCAGCGAGGAGCCCGCGCGGCGTATCCTCGATCGTCTCAGCCTGATTCTGCTGATCTCCATACCCCTG
Proteins encoded in this region:
- a CDS encoding heavy metal response regulator transcription factor, which translates into the protein MRILVVEDEKKVASFIKRGLEEEGYTVDVAYDGDEGLDMAAHTPYDLVLMDVMLPKKDGITCIREMRAREIVSPVLCLTAKDTVDDIVQGLDSGSDDYLTKPFAFAELLARVRALIRRGTQDRGAELHFADLRLDPVTHKVWRSDKEIDLTSKEYALLEYMMRNPNQVLTRTMIAEHVWDYTFDSFTNIIDVYINYLRKKVDRDFDKKLIHTVRGVGYVLKESD